The following are encoded together in the Sphingorhabdus pulchriflava genome:
- a CDS encoding LLM class flavin-dependent oxidoreductase translates to MSGQQCEIAWFSALCDDDYEFLGVPDPFLQSSWEHCRNIVLRAEEGGFDNILLPSGYQLGLDTTAFAAAVATQVKRMKLLWATRMGEDWPPQLARRIATLDRILGPNVAGTGGRLNVNIISSDMPGEKIESGPRYRRATEIMKIVRTLLNGEYLDFQGEFYNLQLDPARITTLSGTCPAFYFGGLSHEARECAAEGCDVYLMWPDTMDKVRETITDMKQRAAAKGRSLKFGYRVHVVVRETEDEARAYADRLLSKLDEDAGKAIREKSLDAKNYGVQRQQELRGAAGGDGFVEDNLWTGIGRARSGCGAAIVGTPDQVLAKLRAYQAEGIEAFILSGYPHMQEADMFARYVLPHIQHGPLVL, encoded by the coding sequence ATGAGCGGCCAACAATGCGAAATCGCCTGGTTTTCGGCGCTGTGCGACGACGATTACGAGTTTCTGGGCGTGCCCGATCCCTTTCTGCAATCGAGCTGGGAGCATTGCCGCAACATCGTGCTGCGCGCCGAAGAAGGCGGATTCGACAATATCCTCCTCCCCTCGGGATATCAGCTCGGCCTAGACACCACCGCCTTTGCAGCTGCCGTTGCCACGCAGGTCAAACGCATGAAGCTGCTTTGGGCGACGCGTATGGGTGAAGACTGGCCGCCGCAGCTTGCGCGCCGCATCGCCACGCTTGACCGCATCCTTGGCCCTAATGTTGCCGGAACCGGCGGACGGCTCAACGTCAACATCATCTCGTCCGACATGCCCGGAGAAAAGATCGAAAGCGGCCCGCGCTACCGCCGCGCAACCGAGATCATGAAAATCGTCCGCACGCTGCTCAATGGCGAGTATCTCGATTTCCAGGGCGAGTTCTACAACCTCCAGCTCGATCCGGCGCGTATCACCACCCTGTCGGGTACATGCCCGGCCTTCTATTTCGGCGGCCTCAGCCACGAAGCGCGCGAGTGCGCGGCAGAGGGCTGTGACGTCTATCTGATGTGGCCCGATACGATGGACAAGGTGCGCGAAACCATTACCGACATGAAGCAGCGCGCCGCCGCGAAGGGCCGCAGTCTGAAGTTCGGCTACCGCGTCCATGTCGTCGTGCGCGAAACCGAAGATGAAGCGCGCGCCTATGCCGACCGGTTGCTGTCCAAGCTCGATGAGGATGCGGGCAAGGCCATCCGCGAAAAGTCGCTCGATGCCAAAAATTACGGCGTGCAGCGTCAGCAGGAATTGCGCGGCGCCGCGGGCGGTGACGGCTTCGTTGAAGACAATCTGTGGACCGGGATAGGGCGTGCGCGTTCCGGCTGTGGTGCAGCCATCGTCGGCACCCCCGATCAGGTGCTCGCCAAATTGCGCGCTTATCAGGCGGAAGGCATTGAGGCCTTCATCCTCTCCGGCTATCCGCATATGCAGGAAGCGGACATGTTCGCGCGCTACGTCCTGCCGCATATCCAGCACGGACCGCTGGTGCTGTAG
- the glpD gene encoding glycerol-3-phosphate dehydrogenase: protein MEIYDVAVIGGGVNGCGIARDAAGRGAHVLLLEAKDLASGTSSASSKLIHGGLRYLEHYEFALVRESLTEREVLWAIAPHIIWPMRFVLPHVKGLRPRWLLRLGLFLYDHLGARKRLPATQSINLAQHPAGGPLKPEFTNGFVYSDCWVDDARLVVLNARDAAIRGADIETRCPVTRLERKDGVWHIEAGRRSFQARAIVNAAGPSVLQVLSHSPDKAEYAMRLVRGSHIVVPKLYDHPYPYFFQLPDGRIFFAIPYEHDFTLIGTTDADHKSGLDHIEASREEIAYLCEGASHFFRKPVRPEDVVWSYSGVRPLVDDGSGKPEAATRGYRLDLSVAEDGAPILNIFGGKITTYRHLAEEAVDLLATRLPLPQNRHWTGSEALPGGDFDVDATAEERQKLEQRYPFLEPDWADRLFKSYGLDSYTILGDAKFLSDCGQHFGHGLTEREVEHLISKEWARTAVDILWRRTKLGLRMTHEEQLQLENHLRKVVAA from the coding sequence ATGGAGATTTACGATGTCGCGGTCATTGGCGGTGGGGTCAATGGATGCGGCATCGCGCGCGATGCGGCCGGACGGGGCGCGCATGTGCTGCTGCTGGAGGCCAAGGATCTGGCGAGCGGCACCTCTTCTGCATCGAGCAAGCTGATCCATGGCGGTCTGCGCTATCTCGAACATTATGAATTCGCCCTCGTTCGCGAATCACTGACTGAGCGCGAGGTTTTATGGGCGATTGCCCCGCATATCATCTGGCCGATGCGTTTTGTATTGCCGCATGTGAAAGGGCTGCGGCCGCGCTGGCTACTGCGGCTAGGCCTGTTTCTTTACGACCATTTGGGTGCCCGCAAACGCCTGCCTGCTACCCAAAGTATCAACCTAGCCCAGCATCCCGCGGGCGGACCATTGAAGCCTGAATTCACCAATGGTTTCGTCTATTCGGATTGCTGGGTCGACGACGCCCGGCTGGTCGTTCTCAACGCCCGCGACGCTGCCATTCGTGGCGCGGATATAGAGACGCGTTGCCCTGTCACGCGTCTCGAGCGCAAGGATGGCGTCTGGCATATCGAAGCGGGCAGGCGCTCTTTCCAGGCGCGCGCGATCGTCAATGCTGCCGGTCCTTCGGTGTTGCAGGTACTGAGTCACAGCCCGGACAAGGCGGAATATGCCATGCGGCTGGTGCGCGGGTCGCATATTGTCGTGCCCAAATTGTACGACCATCCCTATCCCTATTTCTTCCAGCTTCCCGATGGCCGGATTTTCTTTGCGATCCCTTATGAGCATGATTTCACGCTGATCGGCACCACTGATGCCGATCATAAGAGCGGCCTGGACCATATCGAAGCCAGCCGTGAAGAAATCGCCTATCTGTGCGAAGGGGCGAGCCACTTTTTCCGCAAGCCGGTCCGGCCCGAAGATGTCGTCTGGTCCTATTCGGGCGTGCGGCCGCTGGTCGACGACGGTTCGGGCAAACCCGAGGCGGCAACGCGTGGCTATCGGCTGGATTTGAGCGTTGCCGAAGACGGCGCACCCATTCTCAACATTTTCGGAGGCAAGATCACAACCTACCGCCATTTGGCCGAGGAAGCGGTCGATCTGCTCGCCACACGATTACCGCTGCCGCAGAACAGGCATTGGACCGGATCCGAAGCGTTGCCAGGGGGTGATTTTGATGTCGACGCGACGGCAGAAGAGAGGCAGAAGCTCGAGCAACGCTATCCCTTCCTCGAACCCGATTGGGCGGACCGTCTGTTCAAAAGCTATGGCCTGGACAGCTATACCATCCTCGGCGACGCAAAATTCCTCTCCGATTGCGGTCAGCATTTCGGCCATGGCCTGACCGAACGCGAAGTTGAGCATTTGATTAGCAAAGAGTGGGCGCGCACGGCCGTAGACATATTGTGGCGGCGCACAAAGCTGGGCCTCCGCATGACGCACGAAGAGCAACTGCAGCTCGAAAACCATTTACGAAAG
- a CDS encoding aldo/keto reductase: protein MRRLGNSEIEVSGIAWGMWRLAENGRTAADAAKLVHSALDAGINFLDTADIYGFNGESGFGDAEALLGEVLAAEPALRARMVLASKGGIIPPLPYDQSAAYLSSALDASLKRLQAETIDLYQIHRPDILAHPQEVAKTLDDAVKAGKIRTIGVSNFTIHQIAALNQFLGHKLVATQPEISPLRITCFENGELDQAMMMGLTPLAWSPLGGGRLANPDSERDNAVAAELDRVAGEQGVSRSVAAYSWLMAHPAGIIPIVGSQQPERIAEAVEAYKVRWSRQDWYAVLVAARGERLP from the coding sequence ATGCGGCGTTTAGGGAACAGCGAGATTGAAGTCAGTGGTATCGCCTGGGGCATGTGGCGCCTTGCGGAAAATGGTCGCACCGCCGCCGATGCGGCCAAACTGGTCCATAGCGCGCTCGATGCGGGGATAAATTTCCTCGATACGGCAGATATTTACGGTTTCAATGGTGAGAGCGGGTTCGGCGACGCCGAGGCGCTTCTGGGCGAAGTGTTGGCCGCCGAACCTGCGCTTCGGGCACGCATGGTGCTCGCCAGCAAGGGCGGGATCATACCGCCTTTGCCTTATGACCAGAGCGCCGCTTATCTTTCCTCCGCGCTCGATGCCTCGCTCAAGCGGCTCCAGGCCGAGACAATAGATCTATACCAGATCCACCGCCCTGATATTCTCGCACATCCCCAAGAGGTCGCCAAGACTCTCGACGATGCGGTTAAAGCGGGCAAGATCCGGACTATCGGCGTTTCGAACTTCACGATCCACCAGATCGCCGCACTCAACCAATTTCTAGGCCACAAATTGGTGGCGACGCAGCCGGAAATCAGCCCACTGCGCATCACCTGCTTTGAAAATGGCGAGCTCGATCAAGCGATGATGATGGGGCTCACCCCGCTCGCATGGTCACCCTTGGGCGGCGGGCGTCTGGCCAATCCCGACAGCGAACGCGACAACGCCGTCGCCGCCGAATTGGATCGGGTTGCTGGTGAGCAGGGCGTGTCCCGCAGCGTCGCCGCCTATAGCTGGCTGATGGCACATCCTGCAGGCATCATCCCGATTGTCGGTTCGCAGCAGCCGGAACGTATCGCCGAAGCTGTCGAAGCTTATAAGGTCCGCTGGTCAAGGCAGGACTGGTATGCCGTGCTCGTCGCGGCAAGAGGAGAAAGGCTGCCTTAA